Proteins from a genomic interval of Paenibacillus sp. FSL R5-0623:
- the yqfD gene encoding sporulation protein YqfD, translating into MKQPSLYKLRGAVRITVTGGDIETLINTVAEQGLEVWNLRAHDGRVAEMNILLPHFFRLRPVLKRTGCRVKVTHRSGFPFFAARLLRRKFFLGGMLFFVAALFALSSMVWDVEVKGNVTIPTDEVLAAAKKEGIYPFQWGFRLQSQDKLSRQLALALPDVTWIGVSKEGTTITIQVVESAQPKREPLLNPRHLISKSDAVVTQIYAEQGRPVVQKDMRVKKGQVLISGILGDEENTKTIVAKGEVRGLVWREYQVEVPLVQKHNTMTGESKERFYMVLGNWAIQLWGYGSTPFSSFDTESNHKPLTWRSFTLPMGWLTEKDLETREHEQQQTVEWARTKGLEGARNDIMAKNGKGTKIISEKILHEKKENGKVYMKVLFEVEESIAEELPLVHSQGE; encoded by the coding sequence ATGAAGCAGCCCAGTCTGTATAAACTGCGGGGAGCAGTCCGAATCACGGTCACTGGGGGAGACATTGAAACATTAATCAACACGGTGGCAGAGCAGGGGCTGGAAGTTTGGAACCTGCGTGCTCACGATGGACGCGTGGCAGAGATGAACATTCTGCTGCCGCATTTTTTCAGGTTGCGTCCTGTGTTGAAACGGACAGGCTGCAGGGTGAAAGTAACCCATCGCAGTGGTTTCCCTTTTTTTGCGGCCCGATTATTGCGGAGGAAGTTCTTTCTTGGGGGGATGCTGTTTTTTGTGGCAGCTTTGTTTGCGTTGTCGTCCATGGTATGGGATGTGGAGGTCAAGGGTAACGTCACCATTCCCACCGACGAGGTGCTTGCAGCAGCAAAGAAAGAGGGCATATACCCTTTCCAATGGGGGTTCCGCTTGCAAAGCCAAGACAAGCTCTCCAGGCAGCTAGCACTCGCTCTGCCGGATGTAACCTGGATTGGCGTGAGCAAAGAGGGGACAACCATCACCATTCAGGTTGTGGAATCGGCGCAACCAAAGCGTGAGCCATTACTGAATCCCAGACATCTGATCAGTAAGTCAGACGCTGTTGTCACTCAAATCTATGCGGAGCAGGGACGCCCTGTTGTTCAGAAGGACATGCGTGTCAAAAAGGGTCAGGTATTGATCTCGGGGATTCTCGGGGATGAGGAGAATACCAAAACCATCGTTGCCAAAGGTGAAGTTCGTGGTCTGGTGTGGCGTGAGTATCAGGTAGAGGTTCCACTGGTGCAAAAACATAATACAATGACAGGTGAAAGCAAAGAACGTTTTTACATGGTGCTGGGGAATTGGGCGATCCAGCTGTGGGGGTACGGAAGTACACCGTTCAGTTCATTTGATACAGAAAGTAATCATAAACCATTGACGTGGCGATCCTTTACACTCCCTATGGGTTGGCTGACAGAGAAAGATCTGGAGACCCGAGAGCATGAGCAACAACAGACGGTAGAATGGGCCAGAACGAAAGGATTGGAAGGAGCAAGGAATGATATTATGGCCAAAAACGGCAAAGGAACAAAAATTATAAGTGAAAAAATTTTGCATGAGAAGAAAGAGAATGGTAAAGTTTATATGAAAGTCTTATTTGAAGTAGAAGAAAGCATTGCGGAAGAACTTCCGCTAGTCCATAGT
- the yqfC gene encoding sporulation protein YqfC: MTRISRKLRRWTSEVLDLPQDVLYDMPRLTLIGSKQLYIENHRGVIHFTPDRIVLALSQGQLEIKGTALVIRNILPDEVAVEGTILDIHMNGVEGNG, encoded by the coding sequence ATGACCCGGATCAGCCGCAAGCTGCGCAGATGGACCAGTGAAGTGTTGGATCTGCCGCAGGATGTGCTTTATGATATGCCACGGTTAACCCTGATTGGCAGTAAGCAACTGTATATAGAGAATCATCGCGGTGTCATCCATTTCACCCCGGATCGTATCGTGTTGGCTCTTTCCCAAGGCCAGTTGGAGATCAAAGGAACTGCCTTGGTGATACGTAACATTTTGCCGGATGAAGTAGCTGTTGAAGGAACGATTCTGGATATTCATATGAATGGAGTGGAGGGGAACGGATGA